The region CTCCAGAGGGGTTGTTCAACTCAGCGCATGGCTCCATGCGATGCGTTGTGGAGCGTGCCATAGGCGTGTTgaagagccgcttccggtgcctgcaaAGGTACCGGACGCTCCAATACGAGCCGGAGCGAGCGGCCCTCATAATCGGCGCATGTGCTGCGCTCCACAACCTGTGTTTGAATGACCCCTTGCCAGAAGAAGGGGACATAGATGCCGCTGACCCGGACGACGACGAGCCACCTCCGGCTGCAGTCCACACGCATTGCGCTGCAAGCCGCCTTACCTACCTGCGGGGGAGAGCCGTGCGCGACGGTATTGTCGAGCATTTTCGGAGAACCAGTCTCCAGAGGCTggcatacctgcgcacggtgcgtcatcagttgcggcggcaactccagcgtcgccagcactgagcccatcgacaccacctcgcagggtagctgtccaaggtgttcatttgtgcaacacagcagccacggttactgttggcagcgtcatcccctcgtgtcagtgtacgtttgtgtgtgagcaactgtgcATCGTGCCCCTAGCCGCAGCCCGCAAAGTGCcgacttttatttctttgtttcgtgtgtgtgcctacaagctgccggtgccgaagaagcgcagcgtgcacaacacctgttgctgcactgacagcgcactcgcctGCGCACCTCCCTGTTCATtggcgagttggtcgcacagccactgtgcagtctccttcctgagtcgaaattggcgacgaaacagctcgtctggcaagccAAAACCGTCTTCGTGCATCCTCCtacgccgtgtgtgtgtgtgtgtgtgcgtgcgtttaaGTGGGTGAATAAAAAGTGTACTGTGAAACAAAGCACCGAATGTTTGTGATGCTTATTGAAATGAGGAAGTCCCATTGAAGCAATCTTTTTGCTCGATATGCATTCAAGGCCTGACATGATTGCGATGGACATATTGTAGTACAAGAGACATCAAGTGCTCAttgttggtatttcagttaaatttaaAAGGTGTActtgcaccctgtaatttaggaataaataaaaaagacacaaCCGAAGAGGACAACACACCTCATAGCGCATCCCCTACCgtgatgacatcagtgggcagaaggGCCATCCTTCAAGCTTACCCAGTCTGCCTACTAGCGTCATCAAGTTAGGGGACGCGCAGTGAGGTGTGTTGTCCCCTTTGGTTATGGCCTACTGCGAGGaggacttttttatttattcctaaattacagggtgcaaACACACCTTTaaaatttaactgaaataccaacaaAGATCACTTGACCtctcttgcactacaatatgtccatcgaaatcatttcagagttcctttcagcatgcacttttattttttttaccagcATTTATCATAGGTGTTTTTATTTGAACAGAtaggtgcaaaatgcactgcttGCAATACCATGAACAAGTAACATCTTCACGTGTGGTGCACAAATTGCAACATACAAACATGATAAACATGACAAGACTAGCGGCCTACGTGTTACCACAGCTTCTACGCGAGTTATGTGAACATAAAACACACTTCAGCCCATATTAAACCGTGGTACACATCTAAAGCAATGCGCTGTACGTGTGTAATACATTTCGCCTGACTAGAGAAAGTGTGTCACCCACAAAATGCATGAATATCAAAACGACAACGTGTTATGAATTTCTGCTCAATGGCAAAGCATAGCAGTTCCAAGAAGATTGACACACAACGGAATGCATCATGAATATGGCAAGTTGTGCTGTCATAATGACTGTAACATGACAAAATTCTcattcatcatcagcctcactacgcccattacagggcaaaggcgtcttccatgtctccctaattaaccctgtcctttgccagttgcgtcCACTGTACCCGCAAACTtctctcatccgcctacctaacttaGTTCCGCCCccttgctgtgctttccttctcttggaatacactccgtaatcctgaaggagcagcggttatcttgccttgcaATTACATGCCCTGTACACTGCACACAAGTTAAAAattacaaaaggaaaaaaaaacattcatacacAAGCCCCATGCACCTGGCAGGGAtacaaaaaaatgttttgcaccttgcagaaggaaaataaatatatacataacacctgcacctggcagggaaataaaaaaatgttctgcaccttgcaggaggaaaataaatatatacataacacctgcacccggcagggaaataaaaaaatgctgtgTACCTTgccgaacgcaaaaaaaaacaaaaaacaggtaaaaaagaaaaaaaaagccccacCGAACAAGTTACTGCGGTGGCTGTACCTGATTGTTCAAAACACGCACAATCAGGGCCACCACAAGTACCACTTGCTCGGTGAGGCGCATCGTATCGGCCCTTGCTGCCTCAGCAGTGTGCAGCATGTGCGCCCCGGTTTCTGTGACGGCGGCAGTCAACTGTGTCACTGCCGCCGTCAGGCTGTGCACTGCTGTTGTTGTTCGCCGCTGTTCCTGCACATGAAAGGAGCTTCATTTGCACACTTCACAGACATGTAGGGCTCGTTGGACATAAATATGAACTAGTGAAATGTCTCTACAGGTCACGCATTGGTTTCGAACTGTGAATGTAGATACAACATGTTGCATGCAGATGCTTCTCCTTCACTAAATGTGGTGGGTGTTGTGTGCACATACCTCTAGGAGGCGCACATGAAACGTGGCGTCCTCAGCAGCACGAGCTTCGTGGAGGTCATTGGTCCGCCGCGTCTCTGTCAGCAGCTGGCGGACCTCCTCCGCCCgcgtgctccgctgctgctgccttggaCGCCCCGCCGCCACATCTCGCCGCTCCTGTGTAGCTGTCAAGtgactgaatgtacacttgtcatataGTGGCGCACGATGTACAATAACTTGACTGTTTGGTGCAATATCTCAGAGGGCTGTTGACATGCATACCGgggagcagtacataaaagcattcataatcagcagtatgacaaaaacagcattgtttcaatgtgcacatttgtgtaacCATCGCAGACACCACAGTTTCCGCTGTAAGAGGGAAGAAGCGTGCACAAGGTACCAGTGGTGCATATGAAAGACACTTCTGTGGGTggctgccacggtggctgagtgcttatggcgctcggctactggcccgaaacacgcggcggtcgaatttcgatggaggcgaaattctagaggcccgtgtactgtgcgatgtcagtgcacagtaaagaaccccaggcggtccaaattcctggagcccttcactacggcgtttgtcatagctggagtcgctttggaacgttaaagccccataaaccaaaccaaacttgtgtGCGTATTGTAAAGTGATACTGATAGTCTGCTCCTGCGAATGGTATTATTGTTAGGTAGCTTGCGAAATGGATAATGTGCAGCATGATATTGGGACACCAACTCACAGGCTGTGTCACAAGGTGCGCCCTCGTCCTCCTCGTCCAGCTCCTCCAGCTCTTCTTCCGGGGGGGTGCCATCTATGTGAATTCATTCCACAAGACAGCACTGCTTAGTGGACAGTTTCAGCAGAGCGTGTATTGGTGCAAAACACACGGTTACTAGGTACTGACACACAAGAAGAAACATAGCAGTACCGAGACGGCAATGTAGTACAAGGTACATAACTCGAGGTTGCATTTCTTAGCTCAGCATTCGCATCCCTCcctaactaaaagaaaaaccacaacGAAGTCAACAATGTGCACAAGTTGTTAGGTGTACACATCAAATGACGAAATTTTCACTTACCAGATGGAGAGCGCGCCTCTGCCTGCTGCAGGCCGCTCGTCCGTGGCATCTCCCCCACGGACACACGGGGCTGGTTCTGCAAGAGGCACAGCGCCCCACGTTCATGCACGAGTGTCTCGAAGTTCATTATGTGTGTGCATtgctcacagtacatggccccgAGGTTGACATTCATTATTCTTCATTAGCCTCCCCTATCATTCCCCCCTCATTATTACTAACGTCACCGCGGCTTACAACATACCTGGCTGGACGAAGAGAACATTGGAGCTGCGACGCCTAGAACGAGGCCCGGCGACCGCAGCTTGGACACCCGGCCTGCCAGCCCCGGCAGCCTGCCGCCTCCAGTGCCCCTGCGACAGGGTGTGGAGAGACATATTCAAGGGCCATTCGACAGACCGTTGTTGACACGCTCACCTTCCCGCCGCCAAAAACTGCGCCTCCTGCTTTTTGCAGCGGGTGCACCACACTTGCCAAGTGTGGCGCCATTGAAGCGCAGTTTTGGCAGCGGGGCCCGCGGCGTTCAGCAGGGccgcaagctgctgccacagctcgCGCCTGCGAGCCGCCGTGAAGCCCCCGGAAAGGGGTGAGGCAGCGTGGGCGAGCGCCGGGTGCTGTTCCATAAATTCAACCATCATGACGAGCTGCTCTTTGGACACACGTGCTGTCGTCATCATGGTGGATAGCCGTTTCAAATGataacggtaatcgcagccgatGAATTCAGTCGGTGTCGTCTGCACCAGCGCACTAGCGTCGGTGCGacctttcagtggccgaaaattcttcggctgcaataaatgtcaaccatcgtggcaggcgttgatttcgtaatcatgggtaataatattgagatgtgatgtattcttaagctcaattaaacgttttcgagattttcctgtcatgtcgctgaccTCCTATTgcctgactactgtggccatcgctgcgaccgcaccgacgctgcgacaatgcgaccaacttgttgaaagtctgtcgcagtggccctgcgacgagaacaacgcgcatttctgtcgcacagcggcagaaatcgcactgcgctgcggcaacaatcgcatcatgtgaaacggccttaatCGTTTTTCTCGTCCTTGATCGTTTTTCTCGTTCCTTACTTACACGCCTACACACGATGAACTGACGATCACGCAGCCATACAACTTTATTTCGCCCCATATGTCACACTTCCCCGTCGTTTTGTATTTAGCAAACAAAATACGGAACTACACATCCCACACGTCAACCGAAGAGCATCTATGGGCTATTGGTGTCATCGATAATAAGCAAATACACACTTACCACAATATGTTGTCTTTGTCGATTTTCAAGCccagcgctccttgtaagttgatctacgcaggcccgtagcattcactgccttcaatcagatttttctgcacacttcagatccgcaaagtgccttgattttagacgacacgcaaaaaatcgggaactagccgtggaatcagctgttttcttgcacgccgccatgttcacgcgataccactgccagcgcgccctcatggcaaaagcagttaacctgcagcaaatttcattgcaaaactgagaattcttctaattttccctcgtgttgttgaaattgcaacacagtttactaccaaaataaaacattgcttgttttcttcattgcgtttttgttcattttcagactaacatgttcacgctataccgctgacagcacaccttcgcggcaaaaaacgtgactgaacagcaaacttaattgcaaaaatgaaaacactggttcttttgcttggtgctgttgggtttgaaatacagttacttagcaaaataaaacattactcgtttttattcactgcgtttttactgcaaaacattagtctacggtcccttgtcgtgcgattagtggtttcggggcggagcccaccgcctccttgctccgcattggccgattcggcggtcggcatttctcggtgtcgtcattttgacgtcactgtctcaatattgagacagttttttgagactgatccgtaatcgcgcccctggcccaaaaacacgcgcttcactCACTGCTGCGGCCGACCGGCGagcgccaaggagaaaaagcgtgtcgtgcgcagagctcgcagccgccgcgcgaggagaatcgaggaggaaagcgcggcgcggggGAGAGCGTTGCTACTTtcctattatcaaggggctttaacccagcagctctgacggacggttcgacacggctaactgaacgacaaaccagctttctcgcactgctaacagatggcgcgaaaatcgcacccggcagaagacccagcgacacagctctgacggaacagacagttcgccgttcggcacggatcactacgctggactacggtcctatggatcagtgagccggatctccaaaagaaccgccgctcatTTTTACTGAGCCAAggctcacccgctcttttaaaagagcggctcagaagatccggctcactcctgagcgacccatctctatCCCGAGGTTGCCGAGCGGCTTATCCCGTGGAAGCAGATGACCTCTCgggcgcggcggcgacgcgggGCTGCCCTCGCTAGGGCTGCCACCGCGGTGCAGGTGGCTGAGAACGTCCACGGGACCGTCCTGTACCGGCAAGCCCAGCGGGACGCGGCCTTCTCCCGGGAGCAGGGATGGGAGCTGGCAGAGGAGCTGGGACCACGGCCTGGTGTCCTGGCCGTCCGCGCCAACACTCGGCGCGGTGTTGTGGCCGTGGACGTTGCGAATGCGGGCACCCTGCGCGAGCTGCTCGCTCTCTCTGTCATCTGCAAAGTGGCAGTCACCGCAAGGGAGCCAGCCCCCCGCAACCACTGCTCCGGCCTTGTTTTCGGGGTGGACGGACGCCGGACGGCGGCCGAGCTGCTCGCCGCGACCGAATCAACGGTGCCGATCGTGTCGGCGTCGCTATCTGACAGCAGCCTGACTGTCAGATTTGTGGCGCCGGTGCCACCGGCACACATTTCTATTTGCAGGAGGCGCCTGGCTGTGCGTGCCTGCAGACCTCGCCCACTGCAGTGCGGGAAATGCGGCGGGCTGGGCCATACCACCGGAGCCTGCCGTGCTCCACACCGCTGCATTCGCTGCGGGGGCCTCCACGATCAGGGCGCCTGTCCGAGCCGCAAGCCGCGCTGCCTGAATTGCGGCGGGCAACACGCGGCCACGGACCCCGCGTGCCCCCACTGGCAGCGCGAGAGACATGTGGCCACCCTGCTCGCCACTTCGCACGTGCCACTGTCTCGGCGCGCGGTTCGGGCCGTGGTGACAGCGGAAATGGCGCCCCAGGCCACCCAGCAGCACCGCACTACACCGCCTGGCGCTCTCTCATATGCGCAGGTGGTGACCAGTGGACGGAGTCAGCACAGCCAGCAGCCCCTGCAGCGGGGCCGGCAGAGACCGGACTCGCGCACATCCCGCCAGGCACCAGCTCCTCCCGCAGCAAAATTCCCAGGCCAGCCTCCGGATGCACGCGACACCGAAATCGCGAAGCTGAAGCTCGCCCTGCGGGCGCTCAGCTCGCTGCTCCCGGAGGGCTCAGACGGACGCCGGGCCTGCTTAGAAGCTGCAGGCTCTCCTCTACAGGATGCCAACAACcatggctagtcgccgggctTCGCCCCGGATCCCCAcagtcctgcagtggaacgtgcgctcccttgcggcgcggtactcTGAACTCCGCGTGCGCATCGCGGAAAGCGCAccggaggttatcgcgctgcaggagacgtacgtgcgGGTCCACGAGGAGGAGCCCCAAAGGCGGCTACCTGGATACGTTGGCTACCATTGGCCAACCAAGTGTGAGGAGaagtcctgtgctgcagtgccctgtgatGACCACTCCCATCGGCCTGGGAAATCGAGGTGTGCGGTGTATGTGCGGCGGGAAGTGAAACATACTTTCGTCggttcggcggcggcgacaaccgatgctcaggagtgtgtggtggtgacagtgcgcgtcggtggcctgtgtttacgtgcgcccagctgtcgcgtggaacgcgctgtgttttcgtgcagtgtcttcgtgctgtgccccacgccaaatcatctgcggtgattttaacgcccatcacagtgcgtggggcagtgcccACCATTCAgcgcgaggagacgacctgcacgacgcagcaacgcagctgggactcatcgccttgaacaccggcgagcccaccttccgacgacgtggaacacccggctcctgcatcgacgttgccttcgcatccagaggcatcgaggcgacatggcaccgatcaccatctctctggggc is a window of Amblyomma americanum isolate KBUSLIRL-KWMA chromosome 4, ASM5285725v1, whole genome shotgun sequence DNA encoding:
- the LOC144129632 gene encoding uncharacterized protein LOC144129632, giving the protein MMTTARVSKEQLVMMVEFMEQHPALAHAASPLSGGFTAARRRELWQQLAALLNAAGPAAKTALQWRHTWQVWCTRCKKQEAQFLAAGRGTGGGRLPGLAGRVSKLRSPGLVLGVAAPMFSSSSQNQPRVSVGEMPRTSGLQQAEARSPSDGTPPEEELEELDEEDEGAPCDTASTQERRDVAAGRPRQQQRSTRAEEVRQLLTETRRTNDLHEARAAEDATFHVRLLEEQRRTTTAVHSLTAAVTQLTAAVTETGAHMLHTAEAARADTMRLTEQVVLVVALIVRVLNNQVQPPQ